One genomic window of Pseudomonas chlororaphis subsp. piscium includes the following:
- a CDS encoding DUF3156 family protein produces MNSTSWRQNLSEFWRRPPSGYRPGVTLNQLRRDLSGLDCAAQAPGLARFTWAEEGLDFEVQELPQAQFLMHLVVCEFRLRVPGLPGPPARIDIRHTGAIRRQGVAAGLKQGAKQEWAGLLQQLHSDPQLLAALLPLDFKRLQLQRDEQGWLVRLEHFGASEVVNRLPGFRRYIRLSAEQRGALLAAFQRLHSLLSDH; encoded by the coding sequence GCAAAACCTCTCTGAGTTCTGGCGGCGGCCACCCTCGGGCTATCGTCCGGGGGTGACCCTGAACCAGTTGCGCCGCGACTTGTCGGGGCTCGACTGTGCCGCGCAGGCACCCGGGCTAGCGCGCTTCACCTGGGCCGAGGAGGGCCTCGATTTCGAGGTCCAGGAGCTGCCACAGGCGCAGTTCCTGATGCACCTGGTGGTCTGCGAGTTTCGCCTGCGCGTCCCCGGCTTGCCGGGGCCACCGGCGCGGATCGATATCCGCCATACCGGCGCGATCCGTCGCCAGGGCGTCGCTGCTGGCCTGAAACAGGGCGCGAAGCAAGAGTGGGCAGGGCTGTTGCAGCAGTTGCACAGCGACCCGCAACTGCTGGCGGCGCTGTTGCCGCTGGACTTCAAACGCCTGCAATTGCAGCGCGACGAGCAGGGCTGGCTGGTGCGCCTGGAGCATTTCGGCGCCAGCGAGGTGGTCAACCGGCTGCCTGGTTTCCGCCGTTATATCCGCCTGAGCGCCGAGCAGCGCGGCGCCTTGCTGGCGGCTTTCCAGCGCCTGCATTCACTGTTGAGCGATCACTGA
- the feaR gene encoding transcriptional regulator FeaR, whose protein sequence is MLASHSFGSWVGALQGVCGRFDARQALNSALFIGEVGLRDYAGLEVAQIRTNAGLISRKSTSVDHEDDRHCFLIMQRSGHAQISQGGERVELAPGEMALLDSAGACEIVPHGLIEHASLHLSRDEVYRHLPVQQRKFGKLSQNCASGRLMRLLVEQICGDELQGCAAQQEGQALQEALIALLGPTLRQTPGASLDGYDSQHGGCLRSQARQLINQSLTEPGLTPVSLASQMNISVRQLYRLFEEQGDSVCRFIQRARLDRSAADLSNPRLRHESITDIAFKWGFTDSAHFSRTFKKHFEQSPRDYRAHSLNA, encoded by the coding sequence GTGCTTGCTTCGCATAGTTTCGGTTCCTGGGTCGGCGCATTGCAGGGGGTTTGCGGTCGGTTCGACGCTCGCCAGGCGCTGAATTCGGCGTTGTTCATCGGCGAGGTCGGCTTGCGCGACTACGCCGGCCTCGAGGTGGCGCAGATCCGCACCAATGCCGGACTGATCTCGCGCAAAAGCACCAGCGTCGATCATGAAGACGACCGGCACTGTTTCCTGATCATGCAGCGCAGCGGCCATGCCCAGATTAGCCAGGGCGGCGAGCGCGTCGAGCTGGCGCCCGGGGAAATGGCCTTGCTGGACTCGGCCGGGGCCTGCGAAATCGTCCCTCACGGGCTGATCGAACATGCCTCGCTGCATTTGTCCCGGGACGAGGTGTATCGCCATCTGCCGGTGCAGCAGCGCAAGTTCGGCAAGCTCTCGCAGAATTGCGCCAGTGGCCGCTTGATGCGCCTGCTGGTGGAGCAGATCTGCGGCGACGAACTGCAAGGTTGCGCCGCCCAGCAGGAAGGCCAGGCGTTGCAGGAAGCGTTGATCGCCTTGCTCGGCCCGACCCTGCGCCAGACTCCCGGCGCGAGCCTCGACGGCTACGACAGCCAGCACGGCGGTTGCCTGCGCAGCCAGGCCCGGCAGTTGATCAACCAATCCCTCACCGAGCCCGGCCTGACCCCGGTGTCATTGGCCAGCCAGATGAATATTTCGGTGCGCCAGCTATACCGGTTGTTCGAAGAGCAGGGCGACAGCGTCTGCCGTTTCATCCAGCGCGCGCGCCTCGACCGCAGCGCGGCGGACCTGAGTAACCCGCGCCTGCGCCATGAGTCGATCACCGACATTGCCTTCAAGTGGGGGTTCACCGACTCGGCGCACTTCAGCCGTACCTTCAAGAAGCATTTCGAGCAGTCGCCACGGGATTACCGGGCCCATTCGCTGAACGCCTGA